A stretch of DNA from Candidatus Brocadia sp.:
GGGTAAGAAAAATATCATGTGTGACAACCAAAAGCGTCTTCCCCTGAGATTTTAAGGTATACAGTATATTGATAAATTTCGATGAACTCCTTGGGTCCAATCCACTGGTGGGTTCATCCAGCAACAAAACCTTTGGATTCATAGACAACACCGTGGCAATAGCCGCTCGTTTCTTTTCTCCAAAACTTAGATGATGCGATGTCCGGGATCCGTAACCTTCCATACCCACCAGGGCTAACGCGTCTTGTGATGCTGCGATTACCTGGTTGTTGTCCCATCCCAGGTTTAAAGGCCCAAATGAGACGTCGTCCATAACGGTGGGACAAAACAGTTGATCATCGGGATTCTGAAATACCATTCCCATCCTCCGCCTGATCTCTTTCATGTTCGTTCTGTTGAGCGTTAAGCCCATAATCTCAATATGCCCGTCACCCTCCAGGATGCCCATCAAATTCATGAACAGTGTAGACTTGCCAGTTCCATTGGCACCAATGATCACCAGGGTCTCCCCTTCTTCCACAGAAAAACTAACGTCACTTAATGCCGTTGTCCCGTCTGGATAGCGGTAATTCAGGTTTGAAACAATTATAATCCTTGCCATAAACGGACGTTACTTGTTTTGGTGAACTCTAGAGTATAGATGAAACCGGAAACAATACACATGAGCGAAACGATTATACCTGTTATAAACAAAAAATCCATATAAGAAAACCTGAAACGTTTAACACCCCGCATTTCTCCGCTAAATCCGCGGAGAATCATTGCACTATGAATCCTCTCAGCCCGCTCAAACGTCCTGATAAACAACACACCAATCATATATCCCATCACCCGAAACTGCTCCACATACCGCGATCCAAAATAACGCAGAGACCTGGCTCGCATCAGTCGTTTCGCCTCGTCTAAAAGCACAAAGATGTAACGATACATAAATGACATGAGCGTAACCAGTAACCGTGGCAAACGAAGCAAGTCCAACCCGTGTAAGAAATCGGAAAAGGTTGTTGTTGAAGATGCAATCACGAGCAAAAGGATAGATAGACTCGATTTGATGATAATATTAAGAAATGTCCAGATGCCCTCATAAGTAACATCCAATTTCCAGTAGCCAATTTTTAACGAACAGCATATGTGTCCCTCCTTTACAAAAGGCACAAATATTGCGACAAAAAGAACAAATGGAATCAAGATACACATTCTTTTCAATATCTGTCTGGGTGTAATCCTTGTGAGGAATGAAATTGCCAGTATTAGCAAGAAATAGAGTCCAAAATCCTTAAGACGCGTAATGGGGGTCAGTATCATGCAAAGAATAATGGCAAGAAAAGAAATGATCTTTGACCTTGGATCAAGGCTTTCCAATAGGCTATTTGTAAATCTCATAACGCAGCGAAGCCGCAACCAAAATAACCGCCCCTCTTTCCCCTCCTTCTCTTGGAGGGGACTTCGTCGTGAGCTCAGTCGAACGATGAAGGGGAGGTAAAAAATTTACACAAAAAAGAAGTTTTCACAGATTAATACTATAAATATTCAAGCATAGAATCATTCCAATCCCACAGGCCAGGAACAATGCGGAGGCAACATACATTATCTTTAGAGCGATATAAATCGATTTTACGGTTAGTTGATTCTGAGCATCTCCAATAAAGGGCTTTTCGACAACTTCGCCATGGTAGATGCT
This window harbors:
- a CDS encoding ATP-binding cassette domain-containing protein, with the protein product MARIIIVSNLNYRYPDGTTALSDVSFSVEEGETLVIIGANGTGKSTLFMNLMGILEGDGHIEIMGLTLNRTNMKEIRRRMGMVFQNPDDQLFCPTVMDDVSFGPLNLGWDNNQVIAASQDALALVGMEGYGSRTSHHLSFGEKKRAAIATVLSMNPKVLLLDEPTSGLDPRSSSKFINILYTLKSQGKTLLVVTHDIFLTQEIADRVLVFSEEKRPVAIGNYKEILNNYDLLLKNNLVHQHRHRHDEMVHEHEHRHGHIHKH
- the cbiQ gene encoding cobalt ECF transporter T component CbiQ; translation: MRFTNSLLESLDPRSKIISFLAIILCMILTPITRLKDFGLYFLLILAISFLTRITPRQILKRMCILIPFVLFVAIFVPFVKEGHICCSLKIGYWKLDVTYEGIWTFLNIIIKSSLSILLLVIASSTTTFSDFLHGLDLLRLPRLLVTLMSFMYRYIFVLLDEAKRLMRARSLRYFGSRYVEQFRVMGYMIGVLFIRTFERAERIHSAMILRGFSGEMRGVKRFRFSYMDFLFITGIIVSLMCIVSGFIYTLEFTKTSNVRLWQGL